One window of Myripristis murdjan chromosome 8, fMyrMur1.1, whole genome shotgun sequence genomic DNA carries:
- the cdr2a gene encoding cerebellar degeneration-related protein 2, whose product MLTDMIVEEDFEKGEEPWYDKQNLEHDLHLAAELGKTLLDRNHELEQALQQMYSTNQEQLQEIEYLTKQVDLLRQMNDQHAKVYEQLDTAARDLEQGNHRLVQDNRLAQHKINGLTETIEGLQTHMEDLQAQLEELRNAQVERNKRELAEQKRNLGAQSMSCLKEVHDLHSDRYLAHNSLRVDPLWSPQGSFYERDRCPDPEEENAALQHSIQTLQSQVAAERSRREAVEQEMELTARENRALEQQLVLLEGCQARQKELEAEVEELQLLWRADCANSARRLDQLLLPDTVFFSQEEKAISTQSEEEKSEKEEVVEAEPRRYSRQRCSSDSFVRGNTEEIQRGHDQMCIRRTEAVKQRGISLLNEVDAQYSALQVKYEELLQRCQQAANGLSHKAVQTPNSPQVNIWTRRRRSSSAILSDLPMVLEEGQQPEYKFLFKEIFTCIQKTKDDLSDNRRSNQGH is encoded by the exons ATGCTTACTGACATGATAGTGGAGGAGGACTTTGAGAAGGGTGAGGAGCCTTGGTATGACAAGCAGAACCTTGAACACG ATCTCCATCTGGCAGCAGAGCTGGGTAAGACGCTCCTTGACAGGAACCATGAGCTGGAGCAGGCACTGCAGCAGATGTACTCCACTAAccaggagcagctgcaggaaatAGAG TACCTAACCAAGCAGGTGGACCTGCTGCGTCAGATGAACGACCAGCACGCCAAAGTGTATGAGCAGCTAGACACGGCAGCCAGGGATCTGGAGCAGGGCAACCACAGACTGGTGCAAGACAACCGCCTGGCCCAGCACAAGATTAATGG TCTGACAGAGACCATCGAAGGGCTTCAGACCCACATGGAGGACCTGCAGGCCCAGCTGGAGGAACTCAGGAACGCCCAGGTAGAGCGCAACAAAAGAGAGCTGGCAGAGCAGAAACGCAACCTTGGAGCGCAGAGCATGTCCTGTCTGAAAGAAGTCCATGACCTCCACAgtgacag GTACCTAGCCCATAATAGTCTGCGTGTGGACCCGCTGTGGTCACCCCAGGGCTCTTTCTATGAGCGAGACAGATGCCCGGACCCGGAGGAGGAGAATGCGGCTCTCCAGCACTCGATCCAGACTCTTCAGAGCCAGGTGGCTGCGGAGCGGAGCCGCAGAGAGGCTGTGGAGCAGGAGATGGAGCTGACAGCCCGGGAGAACAGGGCTCTAGAGCAGcagctggtgctgctggagggCTGCCAGGCCAGGCAGAAGGAGCTCGAGGCCGAAGTGGAGGAGCTCCAGCTTCTGTGGCGGGCAGACTGTGCCAACAG TGCCAGAAGGCTGGACCAGCTGTTGCTGCCTGATACCGTGTTCTTCAGCCAAGAGGAGAAGGCCATCTCGAcacagagtgaggaggaaaagagtgaaaaagaggAGGTGGTAGAAGCAGAGCCACGGCGATACAGCCGCCAGAGGTGTAGCAGTGACAGCTTTGtgagagggaacacagaggagatTCAGCGTGGACACGACCAGATGTGTATTAGACGAACAGAGGCAGTGAAACAGAGGGGCATCTCTCTGCTCAATGAGGTGGATGCACAGTACAGCGCATTGCAG GTGAAATATGAGGAGCTCCTGCAGCGGTGCCAGCAGGCAGCGAACGGGCTCAGCCATAAAGCCGTTCAGACGCCCAACAGTCCTCAGGTAAACATCTGGACCCGCCGACGCCGGTCCAGCTCAGCCATTTTGTCTGACCTGCCAATGGTTTTGGAAGAGGGCCAGCAGCCAGAGTACAAGTTTCTCTTCAAAGAGATCTTCACCTGCATCCAGAAGACCAAAGACGACCTGAGTGACAACAGACGGTCCAATCAGGGACATTGA
- the mfsd13al gene encoding transmembrane protein 180-like, with product MEEKPASGVRGYGGGMNIVMKHLRRFGASHVALAYSMTTLGAGMLGSIFNFYYVKLFLNKYKISEGAFHQSQVIYMVWNAVNDPLFGYLQDNSHVPCCSQRRLSILYGAPLYSLAFLLPWFPWRSYSPDDWLSGLHLMVALCAFDAMLTFVLLAQCALFAEISGLHQSRLQLIKYNQVASLIGSSSVLFCGVLSRNMEDFAAFQAFTVLIAILACGCMLYTGFHSESRFDKKGCPPGTGDQTSSQSALSWSSIRTMTWQILTNRDFQCFVIMNFFQVFILTFFSNFTMIFAEHLIPADKLPSLAKSFMYGAGFICPQILVLSSQSLLHSIGYYRIILLSFYTEFGMALVMMALGSHHYYILAFFLTINMVIIQASFSLFNLPLADIIDSDLQKYKRSSPLSSMVFGTNALFTKPAQSLAPMLVLNILNQFGYNELKEAGVAANPSALESLHRLMFCLVCLVPMCISALQVFAWRPFSIRNSHTVETKYTDG from the exons ATGGAGGAGAAACCTGCGTCAGGTGTACGTGGCTACGGAGGCGGCATGAACATTGTCATGAAACACCTGAGACGTTTCGGGGCCAGTCATGTCGCCCTGGCCTACTCCATGACGACCCTGGGAGCTGGCATGCTGGGCAGTATATTCAACTTCTACTATGTCAAACTCTTCCTCAATAAGTATAAGATATCAGAGGGAGCATTTCACCAATCGCAG GTCATTTACATGGTATGGAATGCAGTTAATGACCCTCTCTTTGGATACCTGCAAGACAACTCCCATGTGCCCTGCTGCTCGCAGCGGCGTCTTTCCATCCTGTATGGGGCTCCTCTCTACTCACTGGCCTTTCTGCTGCCCTGGTTCCCATGGCGATCCTACAGCCCTGATGACTGGCTGAGTGGCCTCCATTTGATGGTAGCACTTTGTGCCTTTGATGCTATGCTGACTTTTGTGCTCCTGGCGCAATGTGCCTTGTTTGCTGAAATTTCCGGCCTGCATCAGAGCCGCCTGCAACTCATCAAGTACAACCAG GTGGCCTCTCTAATTGGTTCCTCCAGTGTGCTCTTCTGTGGTGTCCTCTCCAGAAACATGGAGGACTTTGCAGCCTTCCAAGCCTTTACAGTGCTGATTGCTATCCTGGCCTGTGGCTGCATGCTGTATACAGGCTTCCATAGTGAGAGCCGCTTTGACAAGAAAGGATGCCCACCTGGGACTGGTGATCAGACTTCAAGTCAATCAGCACTTTCCTGGTCTTCAATAAGAACTATGACGTGGCAAATCTTGACCAACAGGGACTTCCAGTGTTTTGTGATCATGAACTTCTTCCAGGTCTTCATTCTGACTTTCTTTAGTAATTTTACCATGATATTTGCCGAGCACTTAATTCCTGCAGATAAACTGCCATCACTGGCCAAGAGCTTTATGTATGGAGCCGGATTCATCTGTCCACAG ATATTAGTGCTGAGTAGTCAGAGTCTCCTCCATAGTATTGGCTACTACAGGATCATCCTCCTCAGCTTCTACACAGAGTTTGGAATGGCTCTTGTAATGATGGCATTAGGTTCTCACCACTACTACATCCTGGCATTTTTCCTCACCATTAACAT GGTCATTATTCAGGCATCATTCAGTCTGTTCAACTTGCCCTTGGCTGATATCATTGACTCAGATCTGCAGAAGTACAAgcgcag ttctcctctgtcctccatgGTGTTTGGGACAAATGCTCTGTTCACCAAGCCAGCACAGTCCCTGGCCCCTATGCTAGTTCTTAATATCCTAAACCAGTTTGGCTACAACGAGCTTAAGGAGGCAGGAGTGGCTGCAAACCCAAG TGCCTTGGAGAGCCTCCACAGGCTCATGTTCTGCCTAGTGTGTCTGGTGCCCATGTGTATCTCTGCTCTGCAAGTCTTCGCCTGGAGGCCGTTCTCCATACGCAACAGCCACACAGTGGAGACAAAGTATACTGATGGCTGA
- the LOC115363346 gene encoding uncharacterized protein LOC115363346 isoform X1 has product MASGEVPAVAGNGKLHKCSVVNAVNCSSFSLPNEVIWRKTGQSASVPCTLSCSAHGMKFQWFAFKENFHHQVNLDTMPPKYSLEGASLHIMSLNTNDSGTYHCAVIFEIKGSGTQMIGSGTTLVVKEDKQMVGDTLMWLAFALLAIYSVAVMILIILKKNGRSINRQIATSHKSQKNSTKRMQFRAVMQEFCNKRNLEKTTPNTSRQPPQNKVESTQHSHSADDIYQNL; this is encoded by the exons GCAGTGTGGTGAATGCAGTCAATTGCTCATCGTTCTCACTGCCAAATGAGGTAATTTGGCGGAAGACAGGGCAATCTGCTTCTGTCCCATGTACTTTAAGCTGTTCAGCCCATGGAATGAAGTTCCAGTGGTTTGCTTTCAAAGAAAACTTCCATCATCAAGTCAACCTGGATACCATGCCTCCCAAGTACAGCCTGGAAGGAGCATCTCTTCATATCATGTCACTTAATACTAATGACAGTGGGACCTACCACTGTGCTGTAATATTCGAAATAAAAGGTTCAGGCACGCAGATGATAGGCTCAGGCACTACTCTGGTAGTGAAGG AAGACAAGCAAATGGTGGGGGACACGCTCATGTGGTTAGCATTTGCCCTCTTGGCCATCTACAGTGTAGCTGTAATGATACTCATCATTCTCAAGAAG AATGGGCGTAGCATTAACAGACAAATAGCCACAAGTCACAAG TCGcagaaaaattcaacaaaaagaATGCAGTTTCGTGCGGTGATGCAAGAATTTTGTAATAAAAGGAACTTGGAGAAAACCACACCAAACACTAGCAGACAGCCACCTCAAAATAAG GTTGAAAGCACTCAGCACAGCCATTCAGCTGATGACATCTATCAAAATCTGTAA
- the LOC115363346 gene encoding uncharacterized protein LOC115363346 isoform X2, whose protein sequence is MSWTFSLFLSLSYLPIAGSVVNAVNCSSFSLPNEVIWRKTGQSASVPCTLSCSAHGMKFQWFAFKENFHHQVNLDTMPPKYSLEGASLHIMSLNTNDSGTYHCAVIFEIKGSGTQMIGSGTTLVVKEDKQMVGDTLMWLAFALLAIYSVAVMILIILKKNGRSINRQIATSHKSQKNSTKRMQFRAVMQEFCNKRNLEKTTPNTSRQPPQNKVESTQHSHSADDIYQNL, encoded by the exons ATGAGCTGGACATTTtcgctctttctctcactcagcTACCTCCCAATAGCAG GCAGTGTGGTGAATGCAGTCAATTGCTCATCGTTCTCACTGCCAAATGAGGTAATTTGGCGGAAGACAGGGCAATCTGCTTCTGTCCCATGTACTTTAAGCTGTTCAGCCCATGGAATGAAGTTCCAGTGGTTTGCTTTCAAAGAAAACTTCCATCATCAAGTCAACCTGGATACCATGCCTCCCAAGTACAGCCTGGAAGGAGCATCTCTTCATATCATGTCACTTAATACTAATGACAGTGGGACCTACCACTGTGCTGTAATATTCGAAATAAAAGGTTCAGGCACGCAGATGATAGGCTCAGGCACTACTCTGGTAGTGAAGG AAGACAAGCAAATGGTGGGGGACACGCTCATGTGGTTAGCATTTGCCCTCTTGGCCATCTACAGTGTAGCTGTAATGATACTCATCATTCTCAAGAAG AATGGGCGTAGCATTAACAGACAAATAGCCACAAGTCACAAG TCGcagaaaaattcaacaaaaagaATGCAGTTTCGTGCGGTGATGCAAGAATTTTGTAATAAAAGGAACTTGGAGAAAACCACACCAAACACTAGCAGACAGCCACCTCAAAATAAG GTTGAAAGCACTCAGCACAGCCATTCAGCTGATGACATCTATCAAAATCTGTAA